The proteins below are encoded in one region of Triticum aestivum cultivar Chinese Spring chromosome 1B, IWGSC CS RefSeq v2.1, whole genome shotgun sequence:
- the LOC123150255 gene encoding acetylserotonin O-methyltransferase 1 → MPAAQHIERDQDLAMRSDELLQAQLELYHHGLAFVKSLALKAATDLRIPDAIHRRGGAATLSELASDTGIHPTKRSNLRRVMRVLTTTGVFSIVQGKGSNDHAGDGAAYYKLTRVSRLLVERSPHNLSPMVGTIVNTLCWTSLLKMPEWFTQGQEGESAQSHSLVQLANGCTFWDTTKVDGGLFNDGMAADSRIAMKVLLKEHGGAFGEVKSSLVDIGGNHGATASAVARAFPHLKCSVLDLPHVVAAAPASDILTFVAGNMFEYVPPADAVLLKWILHDWKHEDCVKIMRRCKEAIPAKEAGGKVIIIDMVVGYPVTQPNHSKEAQVLLDIYMMGSDGMEREENEWSLIFSEAGFSDYKITPTNGIRSIIEVYP, encoded by the exons ATGCCGGCCGCGCAGCACATCGAACGAGACCAAGACCTCGCCATGCGCAGCGACGAGTTACTTCAAGCTCAGCTGGAGCTCTACCACCACGGCCTCGCCTTCGTCAAGTCACTGGCGCTCAAGGCCGCCACGGACCTGCGCATCCCCGACGCCATCCACCGCCGCGGCGGCGCCGCCACCTTGTCCGAGCTGGCCTCCGACACCGGGATCCACCCCACGAAGCGCTCCAACCTCCGGCGGGTCATGCGGGTGCTCACCACCACCGGGGTATTCTCCATTGTCCAAGGCAAAGGCAGCAACGACCACGCCGGTGATGGCGCTGCGTATTACAAGCTCACGCGGGTCTCCCGGCTCCTTGTCGAGAGATCACCGCACAACCTGTCCCCGATGGTGGGCACCATCGTCAACACGTTATGCTGGACCTCTCTCCTCAAAATGCCCGAGTGGTTTACCCAAGGCCAAGAGGGAGAGTCGGCACAGTCGCACTCGCTCGTCCAGCTGGCCAACGGCTGCACGTTCTGGGACACCACCAAGGTCGATGGCGGCTTGTTCAACGACGGCATGGCCGCGGACAGCCGCATCGCCATGAAGGTCCTGTTGAAGGAGCACGGCGGAGCGTTCGGGGAAGTGAAAAGCTCGCTGGTGGACATCGGCGGCAACCATGGCGCCACCGCGTCGGCCGTGGCGAGAGCGTTCCCGCACCTCAAGTGCAGCGTTCTGGACCTCCCACACGTCGTCGCCGCGGCTCCCGCCAGCGACATTTTGACCTTCGTCGCCGGAAATATGTTCGAGTATGTCCCACCTGCGGATGCTGTTCTACTCAAg TGGATTTTGCATGACTGGAAACACGAAGATTGCGTCAAGATAATGCGCCGGTGCAAGGAAGCGATCCCAGCGAAAGAAGCCGGAGGAAAGGTGATAATCATCGACATGGTGGTGGGATATCCGGTGACTCAGCCCAACCATTCCAAAGAGGCGCAGGTTTTGTTAGATATCTACATGATGGGCTCCGATGGAATGGAGCGAGAGGAAAACGAGTGGAGCTTGATTTTCTCCGAAGCCGGGTTCAGCGACTACAAGATCACTCCAACCAATGGGATTCGATCAATTATCGAAGTATACCCTTAA